Proteins encoded by one window of Oscillatoria salina IIICB1:
- the ispF gene encoding 2-C-methyl-D-erythritol 2,4-cyclodiphosphate synthase: MNLRIGNGYDIHKLVPGRPLILGGVEIPHELGLLGHSDADVLTHAIMDAMLGALSLGDIGHYFPPTDPQWKGANSLTLLEQVNELLLAQNWQISNIDSVIVAERPKLKPHLKTMREVLAKTLNINPNQIGIKATTNEKLGPVGREEGICAYAVILLNN, translated from the coding sequence ATGAATCTACGCATCGGTAACGGCTACGATATCCACAAATTAGTCCCAGGACGACCTTTAATTCTCGGTGGTGTAGAAATTCCCCACGAATTGGGATTACTAGGACACAGCGACGCTGATGTCCTCACCCACGCGATTATGGACGCAATGTTAGGTGCATTAAGCTTAGGAGATATCGGACATTATTTTCCTCCCACCGACCCCCAATGGAAAGGAGCAAATAGTTTAACCTTATTAGAGCAAGTTAACGAACTTTTGTTAGCACAAAATTGGCAAATTAGCAATATAGATTCGGTAATTGTTGCCGAACGTCCGAAACTAAAACCGCATCTCAAAACAATGCGTGAAGTCCTTGCTAAAACCTTAAACATTAACCCCAACCAAATCGGAATTAAAGCTACTACCAACGAAAAATTAGGTCCCGTAGGACGCGAAGAAGGAATTTGTGCTTACGCTGTCATTTTATTAAATAATTAA
- a CDS encoding cysteine hydrolase family protein gives MSSPTTQQLPLPSFFNTTKVSEVWRVPYQERFVEAQNWAKSHNIPAAATDKTRICLLLIDVQNTFCHPDFELFVAGKSGRGAIEDNIRLCEFIYRNLGTITQITATMDTHTSMQIFHPRFWLNQEGEHPQPNATNISLEDVEKGVWKVNPAVADNLSSWNYQDLEKYALHYTKQLSNSGKFPLTIWPYHGMLGGIGHALVSAVEEALFFHSIARDSQTRYEMKGSNPLTENYSVLQPEVLEDDRGKKIAEKNTALIEYLLEFDAVIIAGQAKSHCVAWTISDLLNEIQTRDANLTQNIYLLADCTSPVVVPGVVDYTPQADEAFKRFAEAGMHLVKSTEAMENWLK, from the coding sequence ATGTCATCCCCAACTACCCAGCAACTTCCCCTTCCCTCTTTCTTCAATACTACTAAAGTCAGCGAAGTTTGGCGAGTACCTTATCAAGAAAGATTCGTCGAAGCTCAAAATTGGGCAAAATCTCACAATATCCCAGCCGCAGCAACAGACAAAACTCGAATTTGCTTGTTACTTATCGACGTACAAAATACTTTTTGTCATCCAGATTTTGAATTATTTGTTGCTGGTAAATCTGGTCGAGGTGCAATTGAAGATAATATCCGTTTGTGCGAATTTATTTATCGTAATTTGGGAACTATTACTCAGATAACAGCAACAATGGATACTCATACTTCAATGCAAATTTTTCATCCGCGTTTTTGGCTTAACCAAGAAGGCGAACATCCTCAACCAAATGCAACTAATATTTCTCTAGAAGATGTCGAAAAAGGAGTTTGGAAAGTTAATCCTGCTGTCGCCGATAATCTTTCCAGTTGGAATTACCAAGACTTAGAAAAATACGCCCTCCATTACACAAAACAATTAAGTAATAGTGGCAAATTTCCTTTAACAATTTGGCCCTATCATGGAATGTTAGGTGGAATTGGTCATGCGTTAGTTTCTGCGGTTGAAGAAGCCTTGTTTTTCCATTCAATTGCCAGAGATAGTCAGACTCGTTATGAAATGAAAGGAAGTAATCCTTTAACTGAAAATTACTCAGTCTTACAACCAGAAGTTTTAGAAGATGATCGAGGTAAGAAAATCGCGGAAAAAAACACAGCTTTGATTGAATATTTACTCGAATTTGATGCAGTAATTATCGCAGGACAAGCTAAAAGTCATTGTGTTGCTTGGACAATTAGCGACTTATTAAATGAAATCCAAACTAGAGATGCTAATTTAACCCAAAACATCTATTTACTTGCAGATTGTACTTCGCCAGTTGTAGTTCCTGGAGTTGTAGATTATACACCTCAAGCTGACGAAGCTTTTAAAAGATTTGCTGAAGCGGGAATGCACTTAGTCAAGTCTACAGAAGCTATGGAAAACTGGTTAAAATAG
- a CDS encoding Uma2 family endonuclease: MIKSKDKIELPSSAELPESDGLPVDNELHILVPNFLGFILGFIWAERFDWFWGTNMGIYYSRSVHPRVPIVPDGFLSLGVERIRENRLRRSYVVWEENDIAPIFALEIVSLTPGGEYDEKMRRYSQLGSLYYLIYNPDFWQRDRREPFEMYRLVNGTYQRQIGEPFWMPEIGLGIGRSIGFHKGFQREWLYWFDERGNRYNSPEDTAILERQQRELAEQEANQLKSLLARYQNRFGELAENE; the protein is encoded by the coding sequence ATGATCAAATCAAAAGACAAGATTGAATTACCATCTAGCGCCGAATTACCTGAGTCGGATGGCTTACCTGTGGATAACGAATTACATATTTTAGTCCCTAATTTTCTCGGCTTTATTCTTGGTTTCATTTGGGCGGAACGCTTTGATTGGTTCTGGGGAACTAATATGGGTATATATTACTCTAGAAGTGTCCATCCACGAGTACCAATTGTTCCCGATGGTTTTTTGAGTTTAGGAGTAGAACGAATTCGGGAAAATAGACTAAGAAGAAGTTATGTTGTTTGGGAAGAAAACGATATAGCTCCCATTTTTGCTTTGGAAATTGTCTCACTAACTCCTGGCGGTGAATATGACGAAAAAATGAGGAGATATAGTCAATTGGGTAGTCTTTATTATCTCATTTACAATCCTGATTTTTGGCAGCGAGATAGACGGGAACCTTTTGAAATGTATCGCTTAGTAAATGGAACCTATCAACGTCAAATTGGAGAACCTTTTTGGATGCCGGAAATAGGTTTAGGAATTGGACGTAGTATCGGTTTTCATAAGGGTTTTCAGCGCGAGTGGTTGTACTGGTTTGATGAGAGGGGAAATCGTTATAATTCTCCAGAAGATACGGCAATTCTTGAACGACAACAACGTGAATTAGCAGAACAAGAAGCTAATCAGTTAAAGAGTTTACTTGCTCGCTATCAAAACAGATTTGGTGAGTTAGCTGAAAATGAGTAG
- a CDS encoding N-acetylglucosamine kinase encodes MSYVLGIDGGGSKTICLLVDAKGNILGRGEAGSSNYHTVGKLAAFQSILEAISKAIGEKNNLEIEGICFGLAGVGRPQDREVVGGFIQQLQESNLGANFLSLSPAKIIVTHDAEIALVGGIGGAVGVGVIAGTGSIVFGCNCQGETWRVGGWGHVLGDDGSGYKIAISGLQAALKAYEGRSQKSLIQELLQGNYGIMNSADIIAAVYREGWGVKEIAALAPLVGEAANKGDKIARQIVEQAAIDLVEATRVTIDKLFQQTEVVEVVIVGSLWRGFDLMRGKFTAELKLLFPQVKVILPRHEPAYGASLLALKNLTECGDRYGLV; translated from the coding sequence ATGAGTTATGTGTTAGGAATTGATGGAGGTGGAAGCAAAACTATTTGCCTGCTTGTAGATGCCAAAGGTAATATTTTGGGGCGAGGTGAAGCGGGAAGTTCTAATTATCATACGGTGGGTAAATTAGCGGCTTTTCAATCAATTCTTGAAGCTATAAGTAAGGCAATTGGTGAGAAAAATAATCTGGAAATTGAAGGAATTTGTTTTGGTTTAGCTGGTGTAGGTCGTCCGCAAGATAGGGAAGTTGTAGGAGGTTTTATTCAACAACTTCAAGAAAGCAATTTGGGTGCAAATTTTTTGTCTCTTTCACCAGCAAAAATAATTGTTACTCACGATGCAGAAATTGCTTTGGTTGGTGGAATTGGTGGTGCGGTTGGGGTTGGGGTTATTGCGGGAACTGGTTCAATTGTTTTTGGATGTAATTGTCAGGGAGAAACTTGGAGAGTGGGTGGTTGGGGTCATGTTTTAGGAGATGATGGTAGCGGGTATAAAATTGCTATTTCTGGTTTACAAGCAGCACTGAAAGCTTATGAAGGACGCTCTCAAAAAAGTTTAATTCAAGAGCTTTTGCAAGGGAATTATGGTATTATGAATTCAGCAGATATAATTGCGGCTGTGTATCGAGAAGGTTGGGGAGTAAAAGAAATAGCAGCTTTGGCTCCTTTGGTTGGTGAGGCTGCAAATAAGGGCGATAAAATAGCTAGACAAATTGTTGAACAAGCGGCGATTGATTTGGTAGAAGCTACGCGGGTAACGATAGATAAACTTTTTCAGCAAACGGAAGTTGTTGAAGTAGTTATTGTGGGAAGTTTATGGCGAGGTTTTGATTTAATGCGAGGAAAATTTACTGCTGAATTAAAGTTGCTATTTCCGCAAGTAAAAGTTATTTTACCTCGCCACGAACCAGCTTATGGAGCGAGTTTATTAGCTTTAAAAAATTTGACGGAATGTGGCGATCGCTACGGACTCGTTTGA